The genomic window CTAAATCTTTTGTTTCATAACTTATATTCCATTACCCCCCCTGACATCTACAGGTTCCTTTGGTTCATTACTGCCAACAACTTGCAGCAACATTATCCAGCCATGATACTTGTTTCACCCAAACAGCCGATTCTCTGTTCTACATGCATGAGGGGCTGCAGCAAGCTCGTGCTCCATTATTTGATGTTCCATCTGCTGTTGAAGTCCTCCTTACAAATGGTTATCAACGGTTACCAAAATGCATTGAAGATTTAGGAATGCAGAGTACCCTTTCTGCGGATGAGCAAAAGCCTGCTTTGAAAAAGTTGGACACACTTGTTCGGTCAAAACTTCTTGAAGCCGTGATTCCTAAAGAAGTATCTGAAGTTACAATTTCTGATGGTATAGCTACTCTTCGTGTAGATGGGGAGTTTAAAGTTCTTCTTACATTGGGTTATAGAGGACATTTGACATTGTGGAGGATACTGCACTTGGAGTTGCTTGTTGGTGAGAAGCGTGGGCCTGTTAAACTTGAAGAAACACAGAGATATCCTCTTGGTGATGACCTAGAGCGTAGAATGGCTTCAGCTGAGAATCCCTTCACAATTTTATATACAATTCTTCATGAACTATGCGTTGCGATTGTGATGGATACTGTAATTAGGCAAGTCCAGGTTCTACGTCAAGGCAGGTGGAAAGATGCAATACGTTTTGAGCTTATATCTGATGGCCATGCTGGTGGGAACACTGCTATTTTGCAGCTTGGCCAAGATGGAGAACTGGAATCAACTGGTCTTAGGACGCCTGGTCTGAAAATCACTTATTGGCTAGATCTAGACAAAAACAATTCTGATTCTTCCCCATTTATCAAGATTGAGCCAGGGCAAGATATGCAGATAAAGTGTCTACATAGTTCATTTGTCTTAGATCCTCTTACAGACAAGGAAGCTAACTTCTCCCTTGATCAGAGTTGCATTGATGTTGAGAAGCTTCTTTTAAAAGCTATTGCCTGTAACAGACATACTCGTCTGCTTGAAATCCAGAGGGAGTTGAACAAAAATGTTCAAATTTGTCGAGCCCCAAGTGATGTCATCCTTAAGCATGAAGCGACAGAATTTGAGATTGACTCAAGAAAGGTACTACAAGGAGATGATTCTGTGTATCTAATTACCACCTAATATACACTTTCCTTTGTGCAGGCTATGGAAATTCTTCTTTTGTAGGAAATTCCTACTACATGCCAATAATTCTATTTAATGAGTTATTTTAACATCGCACTGAAACCAGTAAACTATCCAATGGCATCAGAGGCCCTTAATACTTCCTCTCAAATTCTGCTACGACATTCAAATTGACGATCTCTACGGTTAGACATGttgtagagtatttgaaatttttcgaATCCAAAACCACCATTTTACacatcaaatattaaaattcgaAATTGTGTcggaattgacaattttaattgcTATTGTGCtgaatttttgttattttttgctGTGTATATCAATACCGAATTACTGATAAGTCTGAGAGTCAAATGTGGACTGCTATTATCTGTTTTAATCAGGTCAGTCAACTGCATGGTCCATTTGTTGTGCATTTGATgcactaaaaaattattttgagaaCCATAACTTTTGTTTTTAggaacttcagatatcctagaTCATGTCTAAATGTGTGGAATATTGATTCTAGTGCTATAGctttgtatttgtggtgggaaaaaagaaatcaagGCCTTGGtctttctcattctatcgaggCCCATATCGTTGAGTCAATTTTCAGTAATGTTAAATATTCAACTATCTGCTTCTTTCAATttgcttctctttttctcttgtgCAAAATTCACTACTGTTTGGTGCAGATCTTGAGTGACATTTATACGTTTATAATTGCCATGCAGAAAGAAGATAAACAGAACATTGATGAGTATTTTAGGGATGAGATACTTCAAGTACGGGCATATGGGAGATCCTATATTACCCTCGGAATAAATATCAGGTTCGCatgtctgattttttttttttcctttttgtttttactttttctcaatTAAAATGGACAAAAGAAAACCACTCTTAATTTATATGCTGTGGTTTTTGGAGGCAGTGTTGAATTGGCAACTTTTGTGAACTTTGGCATATTTTTACCACTTTGGCAGCTGTTTCGAATAAACTTCATGTTGAACAATCTTCAACTGTGTTATTGCGACATTCAACCTAGTCTTGCAGAAACTTTAGAATGtagttctctttttttcttgatCATTTAATGCCAATTGATTCTTCATAGTTGATTATCTGGGATGTGTTGATAGATACCGGTTGTTATATTCTTCCTACTGTCAATAAATAAAACCTATGCTTTCTCTGTCAACTGCTATTGAAGTGCTAAACGAGAGTTTTACTGAGTTACACGTGAATCTGTTTAAAACTTGTGATATATGAATATATCCTTTGCTAGTTAACGAGGTACATGCTGTCACCTGAAAAGAACTATCATGTTTATGTAATTCTTTAGTAAGTTGCATCCTCGAAGTTTGTGATAAGAAATTTTGCTgtgtaataattaattttaattttgtatagtAGCCGCTATATTGGTACTGATTACAATCCCTTGATGATCCTCCTTACCAAGTTGTTCCCGATAGACCTCTATAGATATGTTTCGTTACTGCTCTTATTTCTAATTTATGTAGCATTTTCAATCATGTATTTGTTCTAGTTTGACAAGACACTATTTATTTTCCATATTTATTCCTGCTAATTGCATGTACATACAACGAATAGTAACAATAACATTTCCGTGTTTCACATTCATATAATTGGTGACGTTTTTTTTGCTAGTGCATTGTCATATACTAATTTATGTGACAATTTgtgaagttttatttttttatgtttatataattaccatctctttcttcctttctctttAGATTGTGTAGCGGCTTCACGTAGATAAGTGCAATGGCTATGTTTTAACTGAAATTTGTGCTTAAGCAGCAGTTTTAAGTTCTTTACTTTGTGAACATACTTTGTTTTAACTGAAAGTTGTGCTTAAGCAGCTAATTCTTTACTTCTGTACTGACTTTGTATGTATTAAGCAGACGTCTATGTGGTAACGGAATTTATGTTAATCTAACTGTGTGTATATTGTGAAATGCATGGACTCGTTGTTGCCTAAAATGTTGTCATTTTCTCTCATCTATGGTTTTGTAACAAATTTTATGTCATTGCTCAGTCTTGTTTCTTGTCTCTCTGATACAGGAATGGCCATTTCCTTCTTCAATCTTCTAAGAATATTCTATCACCATCTGCACTGTCAGAATGTGAAGAAGCTTTGAACCAGGGGACAACTACTGCTACAGAAGTTTTTATGAGCTTGAGGACCAAGAGCATTCTCCACCAATTTGCTTCCATTGGACGGTTTTTGGGACTAAAGGTTTAATTCATTCTCtgcatttatttatattttatgatcTTGAATGTGCCTGTAACATCTAGTCTTGAATTACTTACTTTTATTTGTAATGTTCTGTTATATGCACTATAATGCTTATAATGCATATAGGCATTATAAGCATATGGACGAACCTTGCAGAGGAACCCTTGATAAAGTCTAGGTCAAAGgaacataaaataatatagaggCAATTATGATTATAGCCCTGCGAAGTTGCTAGATTGCGGATTATCCTTAAGAAGAGGAACTCTAGGCCAATTAAATTTCCTGTTGAATTGAATAACCCAAATAAGCCAAAAAGAAGATGCCAGTTTTAATACTTACAGCCCAATTTTTATAGTTTAGACTACTATAATATTGTATCTTGTCTCTTTCACAAATTAGATTAGACTGCCATCTTTGTCATATAGATTAGTAGTAATGATTGGTTCACCGgcgctaatttttttttgtagttaaatGCTACATGATTGAAACTGACCTTCTGTTTAATGTATAACAGCACTGATTTTAAGAAATAAAGTTAACATTTTCTTGTCCTGCTTATGATAGGAAGTGTCCTGGAAATTGAACTTTCAGATTTTCTTTGAGTAAGGCTATGCGGTATGTTGATTGTTAGAGCTTCAAGAAAGTGAAGCTGAAACTTATTATCAACCATATAatactaacaaaatattttattctgctATTCATCTGAGGTGCTTTGAGGAAACTTCATATAACCCCTTGTGGTAAAGCCTGTCTTTGACTTTGCAAACTTCAGTTTAGACTGTAACACAGTTTAGACTGTAACACTATAACTTCCTGTGGTTATTGTTTCACTTACCTGTTAGAATTTTccattaaaacttattaaataaaTGAGGAGAATTGATCGAAGGAATAGAGATAATGAATTAATGATAGAGATCATACTGAGAAAGCAGACAATTCTGTATTGTACAATGCCAAAACTGTGTGGCTAATTCCATCACAAAATAACGAAAATTAAGAAGATTAACATAAATACTTAtttatagcatttttttttaatgagctACATTACTAGGACTTGGGCATTTAACTAACAGGAAAGTGGAAATGTAACCTCAGGGCTGTTTTAGTGTTACTGTCCAAGCAGCGGTGTGTGGTAAAACGGAATCGAATTGTTATAGGAGGGAGTATATGAAATTTCCctactaattaaaattaaatgaccattaataacaaaataatagtACCAAACTTTGAAGGAAGTGATAGAGCTGGGATTTGCTTTTATCAACTCATCTTTCAGTGTTTCAGTTTCTGCTTACCATCGAATTCTATGAAGGGCCAATCTGCAGTTCTGTAATATGAAGTTACTAGAATTAAAAGGGCTTTGTTAATGTCGATCTATATAATGCAGAATCATTTAGAAGTTTGCTTTTAAAAAACTGACACATGATTAGTGATCAGATTGAACTTTCTATCTTCCACAGGCCTAAAAGCAAAGTGGCTTTGGTGTTTACAGTGTTCATCATGTTATATCTATTTTGGGAAGCTTTGGTGTATATTTATAgtcataaatataaatttttccgTTTGCAGATGCATGCAGATAATTCGTTTGAGTGATGAATGTACTAAGTAATACTGTTTTATTGCTCTCCAGGTTTatgatcaatctttgaatacctTGAAAATTCCGAAGTCCATATTGTATGGTTCAGACTTGTTGCTGATGGCATTTCCACAGTGTGGGAATTCTTATTATTTGTTGATGCAGCTTGATAAAGATTTCAAACCAGTTTTTCATTTGCTGGAGACGCAGCCTGATCCAGGTGGGAAATCTCAATCTGCTTCTGATATCAATCAAGCTATTCGGTTTAGCAAGATTGACGTTGGGCAGATGCAGATAAGTAGAAATGAATTGAGTATGAGTCTTTTTGACTGGGAGAAATTGCAACGATTGAGGAACGTAGAGTCATCTAATCAGATCTTGGAAAATGGTCTTCTTCCTGAGCGTGGAATGGAATCTCGTTTGCAGCTTCCTGGTTATTCAAAATCGACATTTTCATCTGTTGTTGATGAAGTTTTTGAGTATGAGAAAGGTGCATCAAGACCTAATAATCATCTCTCAACATCTTATAGTATGCCTTCTTTTCCCCAAGTAGGCTCTCTTTCTTATAGTCCTCAGGGAGTAGCACCTGCAATTGGTTCATCAAGATCTGAGGGAGGATTACAGCATTCTCCAGTTAATAACGCGGCAAAAACTTCTCCAGGCCTTCTCAGCTCGGGTGGTTACTTGTCAACTAATATGAGGGGCTCTCTTCAGAATGGTGCTATAAATGCCCTCTCCGCTTCAAGCTCTATGAGGAACTCATCTATTCAGAAATTGGCTAGTTCAAAATCTGGCCAGGACTTGAGCTCTCTCAGGTCTCCGAAAGAGCTCAGTAATATCGATGGGAGTCGATCACATCAGTTGATGCCTCCACAAAGGAGCACTGGTGCTCAGATCTCTGTTAAAAGTTCATATCCAAACATCTCCAAAAGCACATTAGCTAGTTCTCTAGTTGAATCTACAGCAGGTACACATGCTAACTTTTTAACTATCCTACAACCATGTAAGacctgattttaaaaattttatgtggaaattttgttttattcaaattcatatattaacaaaaaaaaattgctcttCTTTTAGGGCAAATAGCAGAGTTTGGCAATTCTTCTACCCCATCCTTTGGTAGTGTTGGTAAACTTGAAAAATCATCTACGAAGCGCTCTCTCTCGCAATTGCTCCTGCATATTTCTTCACTGCCAGTACAGTCCAAACGAAGAAAAGTTTCAGAATCGGTGAAAAGTCTTTCTCCTGCTTTACAGTTATTTTCATCTGTACCAACACCAACAACAAATGGTTTCACCTATGGAAATCTTCTTGCTGAAGGAAATCATAGCATGACACCTAATATTTTTGTCTCACTCCTCCTCCATGTTGTAAGGCACTGTTCCCTCTGTATCAAGCATGCTCAACTGACCAGCCAGATGGAGGCTCTGGACATTCCATATGTTGAAGAAGTGGGGCTGCGGACCCCATCCTCTAGCCTGTGGTTGCGGTTGCCGTTTGCAAGAGA from Ananas comosus cultivar F153 linkage group 23, ASM154086v1, whole genome shotgun sequence includes these protein-coding regions:
- the LOC109727868 gene encoding mediator of RNA polymerase II transcription subunit 14 (The sequence of the model RefSeq protein was modified relative to this genomic sequence to represent the inferred CDS: added 90 bases not found in genome assembly), with the protein product MLGQQTVELSGLVRRAAEESYLALKELVEKSKADEQRSDAEKKVDLLKFVVRTRQRMLRLHVLAKWCQQVPLVHYCQQLAATLSSHDTCFTQTADSLFYMHEGLQQARAPLFDVPSAVEVLLTNGYQRLPKCIEDLGMQSTLSADEQKPALKKLDTLVRSKLLEAVIPKEVSEVTISDGIATLRVDGEFKVLLTLGYRGHLTLWRILHLELLVGEKRGPVKLEETQRYPLGDDLERRMASAENPFTILYTILHELCVAIVMDTVIRQVQVLRQGRWKDAIRFELISDGHAGGNTAILQLGQDGELESTGLRTPGLKITYWLDLDKNNSDSSPFIKIEPGQDMQIKCLHSSFVLDPLTDKEANFSLDQSCIDVEKLLLKAIACNRHTRLLEIQRELNKNVQICRAPSDVILKHEATEFEIDSRKKEDKQNIDEYFRDEILQVRAYGRSYITLGINIRNGHFLLQSSKNILSPSALSECEEALNQGTTTATEVFMSLRTKSILHQFASIGRFLGLKVYDQSLNTLKIPKSILYGSDLLLMAFPQCGNSYYLLMQLDKDFKPVFHLLETQPDPGGKSQSASDINQAIRFSKIDVGQMQISRNELSMSLFDWEKLQRLRNVESSNQILENGLLPERGMESRLQLPGYSKSTFSSVVDEVFEYEKGASRPNNHLSTSYSMPSFPQVGSLSYSPQGVAPAIGSSRSEGGLQHSPVNNAAKTSPGLLSSGGYLSTNMRGSLQNGAINALSASSSMRNSSIQKLASSKSGQDLSSLRSPKELSNIDGSRSHQLMPPQRSTGAQISVKSSYPNISKSTLASSLVESTAGQIAEFGNSSTPSFGSVGKLEKSSTKRSLSQLLLHISSLPVQSKRRKVSESVKSLSPALQLFSSVPTPTTNGFTYGNLLAEGNHSMTPNIFVSLLLHVVRHCSLCIKHAQLTSQMEALDIPYVEEVGLRTPSSSLWLRLPFARDDSWKHICLRLGKAGTMSWDVKINDPHFKELWELHRGSKSTAWGSGVRIANTSEMDSHIHYDSDGVVLTYKTVEADSIQRLVSDLKRLSNARLFACGMRRLIGVRGEDKIEDSQTSSEAKISSVTKGASDAVDRLSEQMRKTFKIEAVGLMSLWFSYGSMPMVHFVVEWEAGREGCTMHVSPDQLWPHTKFLEDFVNGGEVASFLDCIRLTAGPLLALGGAIRPARMTVTVSAGYNPFNKQNTVMPSQGLLTSCSSSNNAQPASSNPTTTAGMMAQLSNHSLHAAAMLSAAGRGGPGLVPSSLLPFDVSVVLRGPYWIRIIYRKKFSVDMRCFAGDQVWLQPATPPKEGPSAGGSLPCPQFRPFIMEHVAQGLNALEPGFVGASNTNPSSGAQLSAPNPNRMNVPTTVGMTRPTSSVVANQVPGGLNRVTNAVLASSGLASGISAVPVRLSPGTGLPVHMKGELNTAFIGLGDDGGYGGGWVPLAALKKVLRGILKYLGVLWLFAQLPGLLKEILGSILKDNEGALLNLDQEQPALRFFVGGYVFAVSVHRVQLLLQVLSVKRFHHQQPQQQQQAQNNTQEELAAGEINEICDYFSRRVASEPYDASRVASFITLLTLPISALREFLKLIAWEKGLSQAQGGDIATAQRARVELCLENHSGSTSADNSESSSSSTKSNIHHDRAHNSVDFALTFVLDPAHIPYMNVAGGAAWLPYCMSVRLRYSFGESQNSHVSFLAMEGSHGGRSCWLRYEDWEKCKQRVARTVEGANGTSLGDASQGKLRLVAETMQRTIQGYLQQMRDSPLSGGSAAT